The nucleotide window CAGAAGCAGCAGATTCTCCTTGTTTAAGTTGAAAGTTGACTGTAGAAATTCAATGTTAGTTTTCACCCGTTTGGTGCTCTGAATTAAGATGGAAGGATTTTTACAAATTATCTTCCTGACAAAATCTGTGGGATCATTGTGACCTAAGGATATACTGGTCTCCTGCAAAAATTCAACCATTTGTTTATTCAAATTCAGGCTATTGGAGAAGGTTCTAGGAGCACTGGTCAACAGTCGGTAGAGGCATTTATTAGTCAATCCAACAGAGCAGAGGAACTTTATATTATTCTCTAAGTTTAGGTTGTTATTAGACCGAAAAAAGGATTCAGGAGAACGCTCCAAAATATTTACAATTTCAAGGTCTGATGCCATAATCTTTCTCCACAGCTCCCACCTTTTTGAAAGACCTTCAAGAGTGCGTGTTATGGCTCGTGGGTATCTTGATATGATACTACCAATCACTTTGtcactagctcctttggaaagaAGGAATATCTTCAGCGCCTGCTCATTTGTACTCACCCTGTTAAACACTCCAGGCTGCCGTCTCCTCGCCATGTCAACATCAACTCCCATGGTGAGTAAGTTCTTCAGTAGGTCCTCATTCTTCAAGGGCTCCCCGTCTTTACTGTCACATTTCACACTAAAAGGCCTCAATGAAATCGATTTGAGGAAAATTTCTGCTGAATATTGGATCATCCAACCTCTCGAACCAAA belongs to Peromyscus eremicus chromosome 3, PerEre_H2_v1, whole genome shotgun sequence and includes:
- the Mterf1 gene encoding transcription termination factor 1, mitochondrial; the encoded protein is MIMASRNVWCMTRNFLFGSRGWMIQYSAEIFLKSISLRPFSVKCDSKDGEPLKNEDLLKNLLTMGVDVDMARRRQPGVFNRVSTNEQALKIFLLSKGASDKVIGSIISRYPRAITRTLEGLSKRWELWRKIMASDLEIVNILERSPESFFRSNNNLNLENNIKFLCSVGLTNKCLYRLLTSAPRTFSNSLNLNKQMVEFLQETSISLGHNDPTDFVRKIICKNPSILIQSTKRVKTNIEFLQSTFNLNKENLLLLICGPGAGILDLSNDCTKRNYTNIQEKLLSLGCTDEEVQKFVLSYLNVVFLSEKKFNDKIDCLIEGKISISQIIENPRVLDASINTLKTRIKELVHAGYDLSSSNIALLSWSQKRYKAKLKRLNE